Proteins co-encoded in one Bacillus infantis NRRL B-14911 genomic window:
- a CDS encoding GntR family transcriptional regulator, protein MPIPANFASPARVSAKDRAFLQIQEWIIDGTLKPQEKLNDGDLAKALGVSRTPIREALQLLSVQGFVEMFPGVGTQVTTVNPEDINKILPPLGALQALAAELAAPYMDSSTIEKLRSINRSFADSLLRGDTFSALKQDEQLHNLIIEKADNPYITSYVSSMQAHVMRLYYNKTIILKPRSIDEHEDIIKAFEEKNTHKASDVARTNWLRAIDEYYGEK, encoded by the coding sequence CTTCCTTCAAATCCAGGAATGGATTATTGACGGCACCTTAAAGCCTCAGGAAAAATTAAACGATGGCGATCTTGCCAAGGCGCTCGGTGTAAGCCGCACACCGATCAGGGAAGCGCTTCAGCTGCTGAGCGTCCAGGGATTCGTAGAAATGTTCCCAGGCGTCGGCACTCAGGTCACTACCGTTAATCCGGAAGATATCAACAAGATTCTGCCGCCGCTTGGAGCCTTGCAGGCATTAGCAGCAGAGCTTGCAGCACCATACATGGACAGTTCGACGATTGAGAAATTGAGATCCATCAATCGTTCTTTTGCGGATTCCCTTCTACGGGGCGATACTTTTTCAGCACTGAAACAGGACGAACAATTGCACAATCTCATCATTGAAAAAGCGGATAATCCATACATCACCAGTTATGTTTCTTCCATGCAGGCACACGTAATGAGGCTTTATTATAATAAAACGATCATCTTGAAGCCCCGCTCAATCGATGAGCATGAGGATATCATCAAAGCTTTTGAAGAAAAAAATACGCATAAAGCTTCAGATGTAGCACGGACCAACTGGCTGAGGGCCATTGATGAATATTACGGTGAAAAATAA
- a CDS encoding CBO0543 family protein produces MSYSEYWDKIFQLSEEMTSLVDSYWKSYSGPGSWQFWAVAVLLVLPLVLLYFTVDRKRIFEIFFFGFIVHALWTYTDIVLGNYTLLVHTYYMLPIFPHAFNITMSVLPVGFMLIYQYCTSHGKNFILYTIILSAVYSLVFASIEKALGMVELNKGMNLFYLFLIDLAIAFIAYIGTRLVRRAHLRADAE; encoded by the coding sequence ATGAGCTATAGCGAATATTGGGATAAAATATTTCAGCTGAGCGAAGAGATGACTTCCTTGGTTGATTCTTATTGGAAGAGCTATTCCGGTCCTGGTTCATGGCAGTTCTGGGCTGTAGCAGTACTTCTGGTGCTGCCGCTTGTTTTATTATATTTTACAGTGGACCGCAAGAGGATTTTTGAGATATTCTTTTTCGGATTTATTGTACATGCTCTTTGGACCTACACGGACATTGTGCTCGGTAATTATACCTTGCTCGTCCACACCTATTATATGCTGCCGATTTTCCCGCATGCTTTTAACATCACGATGTCAGTACTGCCTGTAGGATTTATGCTGATCTATCAGTACTGCACCAGTCATGGGAAAAATTTTATTCTGTATACTATCATTCTCAGTGCAGTGTATTCGCTTGTTTTTGCTTCGATAGAGAAAGCGCTCGGCATGGTGGAGCTGAATAAGGGAATGAACTTGTTTTACTTGTTTTTGATAGATCTTGCCATTGCCTTTATTGCTTATATAGGCACCAGGCTGGTGAGAAGAGCACATCTGAGGGCCGATGCAGAATAA
- a CDS encoding CoA-acylating methylmalonate-semialdehyde dehydrogenase, which yields MATKTANILKNFINGDWVDAKTERFEAVPNPATGEELARTPISTKEDVEDAVQAAREAYKTWSKTPVPKRARILFKYQQLLIDNWDELAKLITQENGKNYKEAYGEVQRGIECVEFAAGAPSLMMGKQLPDIATNIESGMYRYPVGVIGGITPFNFPMMVPCWMFPLAIACGNTFVLKPSERTPILANRLAELFAEAGLPEGVFNIVHGAHEVVNSLIDHQDVPAISFVGSQPVAEYIYKSASAKGKRVQALAGAKNHSIVMPDADLDGAVKEIIAAAYGSAGERCMACSVVVAVDSIADELAAKLQEQADSLTIGNGLDEDIFLGPVIRQENKVRTRHYIEVGEKEGAVLIRDGRKDEAYHENGYFIGPTIFDHVDPTMKIWKEEIFAPVLSIVRVKSLEEAIEVTNLSDFGNGACLFTDSGSNVRYFRENIEVGMLGVNIGVPAPMAFFPFSGWKNSFYGDLHANGSDGVEFYTRRKMLTARW from the coding sequence ATGGCAACGAAAACGGCAAATATTTTAAAAAACTTTATCAATGGCGATTGGGTGGATGCAAAAACAGAAAGGTTTGAAGCTGTCCCCAATCCTGCAACCGGCGAGGAACTGGCGCGTACACCGATTTCCACCAAGGAAGACGTGGAGGATGCCGTACAGGCAGCCAGGGAAGCCTATAAAACATGGAGCAAAACGCCAGTTCCTAAAAGAGCAAGAATTCTGTTTAAATATCAGCAGCTTTTAATAGACAATTGGGACGAACTTGCAAAACTGATCACACAGGAAAACGGGAAAAACTATAAAGAAGCGTATGGAGAGGTGCAGCGGGGAATCGAATGTGTGGAGTTTGCTGCAGGAGCCCCATCTCTTATGATGGGCAAGCAGCTGCCCGATATTGCGACAAATATTGAATCCGGCATGTACCGCTACCCTGTTGGCGTCATCGGCGGCATCACGCCTTTCAATTTTCCGATGATGGTCCCTTGCTGGATGTTCCCGCTGGCAATCGCGTGCGGAAACACCTTTGTGCTAAAGCCTTCCGAAAGGACACCGATACTCGCAAACCGTTTGGCAGAGCTATTTGCCGAAGCGGGCCTCCCTGAAGGTGTTTTCAATATTGTGCATGGCGCCCACGAGGTTGTAAACAGCCTTATTGACCACCAGGACGTACCGGCCATTTCATTTGTAGGCTCTCAGCCTGTTGCCGAGTATATCTATAAATCAGCTTCAGCGAAGGGCAAACGGGTCCAGGCGCTTGCTGGTGCAAAGAATCATTCGATTGTGATGCCGGATGCGGACCTTGACGGAGCTGTTAAAGAAATTATTGCAGCTGCATATGGGTCAGCAGGGGAGCGGTGTATGGCCTGCTCAGTTGTGGTTGCTGTAGACTCCATCGCTGACGAACTCGCGGCAAAGCTGCAGGAGCAGGCAGACAGCCTGACAATAGGAAATGGGTTGGATGAAGATATTTTCTTAGGACCTGTCATCCGCCAGGAAAATAAAGTACGGACAAGGCATTACATTGAAGTCGGCGAGAAAGAAGGAGCAGTCCTTATTCGTGATGGGCGTAAAGACGAAGCCTATCATGAAAATGGGTATTTTATAGGACCAACCATCTTTGACCATGTGGATCCAACCATGAAAATCTGGAAAGAAGAAATTTTTGCGCCGGTGCTCTCCATCGTCAGGGTAAAAAGCCTTGAGGAAGCGATTGAGGTGACAAATCTATCAGATTTTGGCAATGGCGCCTGCCTGTTCACCGACAGCGGAAGCAATGTCCGCTATTTCAGGGAAAACATTGAAGTTGGAATGCTCGGTGTCAATATCGGCGTACCTGCACCGATGGCCTTTTTCCCATTTTCCGGGTGGAAGAATTCCTTCTATGGAGACCTCCATGCCAACGGCTCTGACGGAGTCGAGTTTTATACCAGAAGAAAGATGCTGACTGCCCGCTGGTAA
- a CDS encoding iron-containing alcohol dehydrogenase, whose product MKKPAVFRVPESIFYGRGSFENLGSQAALKGKKALIISDNVMDQLGYVTEGRALLHVAGVQSEVYLGIASEPTDKYVSEALDLFKSEQCDLVISIGGGSCIDTAKAIAVLAVNGGSIGDYLGGKKLAQQTPVPHIAIPTTAGTGSEATDVTVITNTFNNVKMMIKQPAFLPDAAIVDPLLTVSSPKNITAATGIDALSHAIEAYLSKKAHPMTDTMAISAMKLIAENILTAYNDGGNLDARERMSLGSLQAGMAFSNASVCLVHGMSRPIGALFHVPHGISNAMLLPAVLEFSQEACVERLADIGRIFRPDIVSGDGVKAAEIAVQSVKELCRKLNIPNLKEWGIDGEAFEKAVGKMAADAIDSGSPANNPKVPSQLELEELYHICYDYHFSSASEKV is encoded by the coding sequence TTGAAAAAACCAGCGGTATTCCGCGTGCCGGAGTCCATTTTTTATGGGAGGGGCTCCTTTGAAAATTTAGGATCGCAAGCGGCTCTTAAAGGGAAGAAGGCATTGATCATTAGTGATAATGTAATGGATCAGCTTGGATATGTGACCGAAGGCAGAGCTTTGCTTCATGTTGCAGGTGTTCAAAGCGAAGTCTATCTGGGTATTGCATCTGAACCCACTGATAAATATGTGTCAGAAGCATTGGATCTTTTTAAAAGTGAGCAGTGCGACTTGGTGATTTCCATTGGAGGCGGCAGCTGTATCGATACTGCAAAAGCAATAGCAGTCCTGGCAGTAAATGGCGGATCTATTGGCGATTATTTGGGGGGTAAGAAACTGGCACAGCAAACCCCTGTCCCGCATATTGCTATACCAACCACAGCCGGTACAGGTTCTGAGGCAACTGATGTAACCGTAATTACTAATACATTCAACAATGTTAAAATGATGATCAAGCAGCCTGCTTTCTTGCCGGATGCTGCAATTGTGGATCCCCTGCTGACAGTATCTTCGCCAAAGAATATCACCGCGGCTACAGGGATTGATGCTCTAAGTCATGCTATTGAAGCATACTTATCTAAAAAAGCACATCCCATGACAGACACGATGGCCATCTCAGCCATGAAGCTCATTGCAGAGAATATTTTAACCGCTTACAATGATGGCGGGAATCTAGATGCGCGAGAAAGAATGAGTCTTGGCTCACTGCAGGCGGGAATGGCTTTTTCGAATGCTTCAGTCTGCCTTGTCCACGGAATGAGCCGTCCGATCGGTGCCTTATTCCATGTGCCGCATGGCATCTCAAATGCTATGCTTTTGCCTGCTGTATTAGAATTCAGCCAGGAAGCCTGCGTGGAACGGCTTGCTGATATAGGCAGAATCTTCAGGCCTGATATTGTAAGCGGTGACGGTGTTAAGGCAGCTGAAATAGCTGTACAATCTGTAAAAGAGTTATGCAGGAAATTAAATATACCCAACTTAAAGGAGTGGGGAATTGACGGGGAAGCCTTCGAGAAGGCCGTCGGAAAAATGGCAGCAGACGCTATTGACAGCGGCAGCCCGGCCAATAATCCCAAAGTGCCCAGCCAGCTGGAACTGGAGGAACTTTATCATATTTGCTACGACTATCATTTTTCCTCTGCATCTGAGAAAGTATAA
- the wrbA gene encoding NAD(P)H:quinone oxidoreductase, with translation MTVKLAIVYYSSTGTNYQMAQWAAEGAKEAGAEATIYKVQELAPESVIEGVPAWKAHLEETKDVPVVTPDDIAEADAIIFSTPTRFGNMAAQMKQFLDTTGGIWGAGKTVNKVVSGMTSAQNPHGGQEATILSLYTTMYHWGAIVVTPGYSDQSLFPAGGNPYGASVTVDQSNEIVGDKDAYKGAIKYQAKRVIGIAESVKNGAGQQ, from the coding sequence ATGACTGTCAAACTAGCAATTGTTTATTACAGCTCAACCGGAACGAACTATCAGATGGCCCAGTGGGCTGCTGAGGGCGCAAAGGAAGCAGGCGCTGAAGCCACAATCTACAAAGTGCAGGAACTTGCGCCAGAAAGCGTGATTGAAGGTGTTCCTGCATGGAAAGCACATTTGGAAGAAACAAAGGATGTGCCTGTAGTTACACCTGATGATATCGCTGAAGCGGATGCCATTATCTTCAGCACACCGACACGTTTCGGGAATATGGCAGCCCAGATGAAGCAGTTCCTCGATACAACCGGCGGCATCTGGGGTGCAGGAAAAACAGTCAATAAGGTTGTCAGCGGCATGACTTCCGCTCAAAACCCGCACGGCGGTCAGGAGGCAACCATCCTTTCACTTTATACAACCATGTACCATTGGGGTGCCATCGTCGTGACACCAGGATATTCAGATCAGTCTTTATTCCCTGCTGGCGGCAATCCTTACGGAGCAAGTGTGACTGTCGACCAAAGCAATGAAATAGTTGGGGATAAGGATGCTTATAAGGGAGCGATTAAATATCAGGCGAAACGTGTTATCGGAATAGCTGAATCTGTAAAGAATGGCGCAGGGCAGCAGTAA
- a CDS encoding RNA polymerase sigma factor yields MEKHNDLSSISKDMKELAPSFDCIVQPYREQLWHYCRKLTGSPWDAEDLLQDTLLKAFSSLSRIGQTMNAKSYLFRIATNIWIDHCRKKSPQLLDMESEKIPDGDLVPYSEVLESVEILIHQLPAKQAAAILLAEVYRFTIRETAEMIGSTEGGVQSLLSRARANLKKQKAVENLPFQEAVLADEKKQVIQQYMDYFVKGDFKSIGELLGKYATNEVVGQGMDIGKTQIRKNSMGDWGSSTAGLSAELAFLWGRYAVIYTRDAGCGPVLWDIATAEIEDGKLIRHKSYYFCREFLEAAAAELSIKLDTEKDLFGQEWQGI; encoded by the coding sequence GTGGAAAAACATAATGATTTGTCTTCTATCAGTAAAGATATGAAGGAGCTTGCACCTTCTTTTGACTGCATTGTTCAGCCATACCGGGAACAGCTATGGCATTACTGCAGGAAGCTGACTGGTTCACCCTGGGACGCGGAAGATTTGCTGCAGGACACATTGTTAAAGGCGTTTTCTTCTTTATCAAGAATCGGGCAGACAATGAATGCAAAAAGCTACCTGTTCAGGATTGCGACGAATATTTGGATAGACCATTGCAGGAAAAAATCGCCTCAGCTCCTGGATATGGAGTCCGAAAAAATTCCGGATGGAGACCTCGTACCTTATTCAGAAGTGCTTGAAAGTGTAGAGATTCTGATTCATCAATTGCCTGCGAAGCAGGCAGCAGCCATTCTTTTAGCAGAGGTATACCGTTTCACCATCCGGGAAACCGCTGAAATGATCGGTTCAACAGAAGGCGGTGTCCAGTCCTTGTTAAGCCGGGCGAGAGCTAATCTCAAAAAGCAGAAAGCAGTGGAGAATCTTCCTTTCCAAGAGGCAGTGCTGGCGGATGAAAAAAAGCAAGTTATCCAGCAGTATATGGACTATTTTGTGAAAGGCGATTTTAAGTCTATCGGCGAGCTTTTAGGTAAATATGCAACAAATGAAGTGGTCGGGCAGGGCATGGATATCGGAAAAACACAGATAAGGAAGAACTCTATGGGCGACTGGGGCAGCAGTACAGCTGGACTCTCGGCAGAGCTTGCTTTCTTATGGGGACGGTATGCTGTCATCTATACAAGGGATGCAGGCTGCGGCCCTGTATTATGGGACATAGCAACAGCGGAGATAGAGGATGGAAAGCTCATCCGGCATAAGAGCTATTATTTTTGCAGGGAATTTCTGGAGGCTGCGGCGGCTGAACTTTCAATAAAGCTTGATACAGAGAAAGACCTGTTTGGACAGGAGTGGCAGGGGATTTAA
- a CDS encoding MerR family transcriptional regulator: MNIQKFAERTGLPPSTLRFYDRKKLILPAGRSEKGYRIYTEEQIHKAMIIHSLRQADIKIEEIQSYLEAEEEEKKTWISGWKREIEEKLASMNIAKQYLSSMHAEERHLHLVKWEGDNCFIWFRCTVPRAFHPFQEKMSEISERLRILRIETKPGVFVRTLESKGDTIAGEVGFLLHNIPGKEIDFFDDLYTEPFGPRIFAAVECNVYDPFTCFHYMRQIHRFGFKAEGMKLEKYEFPESRTFSYLIPLAGS, from the coding sequence ATGAATATACAGAAGTTTGCTGAGCGGACTGGACTTCCTCCGAGTACTCTCCGATTTTATGACCGGAAAAAATTGATCCTGCCGGCAGGACGCAGTGAAAAAGGATATCGTATCTATACAGAAGAACAGATACACAAGGCAATGATCATCCATTCTCTCCGGCAGGCTGATATAAAAATAGAAGAAATACAATCCTATTTGGAGGCAGAAGAAGAAGAGAAGAAGACATGGATATCCGGATGGAAGCGGGAAATAGAGGAAAAGCTTGCGTCCATGAATATCGCGAAGCAATATTTGAGCTCCATGCATGCTGAAGAGCGGCATCTGCATCTCGTTAAGTGGGAGGGGGACAATTGCTTCATCTGGTTCAGGTGCACTGTTCCACGGGCTTTTCATCCTTTTCAAGAGAAAATGTCTGAAATAAGCGAAAGACTGAGGATATTGAGGATTGAGACAAAGCCAGGTGTGTTTGTAAGAACGTTAGAATCAAAGGGAGATACAATAGCCGGGGAAGTGGGCTTCCTATTACATAATATACCCGGCAAAGAAATTGATTTTTTCGATGACTTATATACAGAGCCGTTCGGGCCAAGAATATTTGCTGCAGTAGAGTGCAATGTATATGATCCTTTCACCTGCTTCCACTATATGAGGCAGATTCACCGGTTCGGATTTAAAGCAGAAGGAATGAAACTGGAAAAATACGAATTTCCTGAGAGCCGGACGTTTAGTTACCTCATTCCGCTTGCTGGAAGCTGA
- a CDS encoding VOC family protein, producing MTFRWDGGFIMVSWDGFEEGVEWYTKHFGWSCLDKIISPVGKKAFLKMPRLGVVTLKSFEGNFEHFQKDSGTEGHVRLCFEILDIDRSLSYFKNEGIEVTPIAELPGGQKSFDIFAYENARITAVYNSDEADQFPDARITGFGPVNARIGVRNLDEAISWYEEHLGLRLAKRFGSEFAHMQVEDAYDWIQHKQIFHDSVWLETAAGTAFEKGSPSARNYFDLRPDEFYHTYELLSEKGLSPSEIAGNPTAGWGGFHFYDPDGNMINVWSYPL from the coding sequence ATGACATTTCGTTGGGATGGCGGCTTTATCATGGTTTCATGGGATGGATTTGAGGAAGGGGTAGAATGGTACACTAAGCATTTTGGCTGGAGCTGCCTGGATAAGATCATTTCGCCGGTCGGCAAAAAGGCCTTTTTGAAGATGCCAAGACTGGGGGTTGTGACACTGAAATCTTTTGAAGGGAATTTTGAGCACTTTCAAAAGGACAGCGGGACTGAAGGCCATGTGAGGCTATGTTTTGAAATTTTGGATATCGACAGGTCCCTTTCTTATTTTAAAAATGAGGGGATTGAAGTTACTCCGATAGCTGAGCTTCCCGGCGGACAAAAGAGCTTTGATATATTTGCATATGAAAACGCTAGAATCACAGCCGTGTATAATTCTGATGAGGCAGATCAATTTCCGGATGCGAGAATCACGGGATTCGGTCCTGTTAATGCAAGAATAGGCGTAAGAAATTTGGATGAAGCAATTTCCTGGTATGAGGAGCACTTAGGACTTAGACTGGCTAAACGTTTTGGGAGCGAATTTGCTCATATGCAGGTGGAAGATGCTTACGATTGGATTCAGCATAAACAAATATTCCATGACAGTGTATGGCTCGAAACGGCTGCTGGCACTGCTTTCGAAAAAGGGAGTCCTTCAGCGAGAAATTATTTTGATCTTAGGCCTGATGAGTTTTATCATACATATGAGCTGCTGTCTGAAAAAGGCTTAAGCCCATCCGAAATTGCGGGCAATCCAACAGCAGGCTGGGGCGGTTTCCATTTCTATGACCCTGATGGGAACATGATCAATGTCTGGTCGTATCCCTTATAA
- a CDS encoding metal ABC transporter solute-binding protein, Zn/Mn family, translating to MKIKKWKNVLLGTMLVSSAFLAACSDADNEGKSGKENTGEKLQVFTTIFPLQDFAKKIGGDEVVVESIYPPNIDAHSYEPDIKTMTNIADADLFIYTGAGVEGFAEKAEKTLQGEKVKIVKAAEGIELLKTADEHSHQDEGHSHEEEDHDHSEEGHSHEGEDHDHSGEGHSHKGEDHDHSGEGHSHEGEDHDHSGEGHSHEEGHYHGDHDPHVWLDPSKAITLAENIKNSMAELKPEAKEQFEENFNTLKEQLTSLDADFKQTIAESNTKYILVSHAAYGYWQERYGLEQIAIAGLSPTQEPSQKQLARIIEESRKHELNYILFEQNVESRVAKVIQEEIGAESLTLHNLEALTEDDIKNNEDYFSIMERNLETLETVLN from the coding sequence ATGAAAATAAAAAAATGGAAAAATGTCCTGCTCGGCACTATGCTTGTCTCCTCTGCTTTCCTGGCAGCCTGTTCAGATGCAGATAATGAAGGAAAGTCCGGTAAGGAAAATACAGGAGAAAAACTTCAAGTGTTCACCACAATTTTTCCTCTTCAGGATTTTGCAAAGAAAATTGGCGGAGATGAAGTTGTGGTTGAGAGCATTTATCCCCCGAATATTGATGCCCACTCTTATGAGCCGGATATTAAAACGATGACTAATATAGCAGATGCAGACCTGTTTATCTATACAGGAGCGGGTGTTGAAGGATTTGCAGAAAAGGCGGAAAAAACACTCCAAGGAGAAAAGGTAAAAATTGTAAAAGCAGCTGAAGGAATCGAACTCTTAAAAACGGCGGATGAACACAGTCATCAAGACGAAGGACACTCTCATGAAGAGGAAGACCATGACCACTCTGAAGAAGGCCACTCCCATGAAGGAGAAGACCATGACCACTCTGGAGAAGGCCACTCCCATAAAGGAGAAGACCATGACCACTCTGGAGAAGGCCACTCCCATGAAGGAGAAGATCACGACCACTCTGGAGAGGGCCACTCCCATGAAGAAGGACACTATCACGGCGACCATGATCCCCACGTTTGGCTTGATCCATCAAAGGCTATAACACTGGCTGAAAATATAAAAAACAGTATGGCTGAATTAAAACCCGAAGCAAAAGAACAGTTTGAAGAAAACTTTAATACTTTGAAAGAACAGCTTACATCATTGGACGCTGACTTTAAACAAACGATAGCAGAAAGCAATACAAAATACATTCTTGTTTCCCATGCAGCATATGGATATTGGCAGGAGAGGTATGGGCTTGAACAAATCGCAATTGCAGGCCTATCCCCTACACAGGAGCCCAGCCAGAAGCAGCTTGCAAGGATAATAGAAGAATCCCGGAAGCATGAACTGAATTATATCCTGTTTGAACAGAATGTTGAATCTCGTGTGGCAAAAGTCATCCAGGAAGAAATCGGTGCGGAAAGCTTGACTCTTCATAATCTTGAAGCGCTCACCGAAGATGACATTAAAAATAATGAAGACTATTTCTCTATAATGGAGCGCAATTTAGAGACGCTTGAAACGGTTTTGAATTAA
- a CDS encoding STAS domain-containing protein gives MSSIGRLPEHMQPLDALKSIGENIIIADKDYKVAWMNDNARKLLSQAAPLFGFAGSEDLIGLSMDRFHRNPGHQKQIMKRLKGSHRSRINIKDQFVTDIVISPVNDKNGQINGYIVMLMDVTTKSEEDRKKEVLIQALSVPMITIWDCTLALPLIGGYDKERSDYVLGRLLEKCVKDKIKYVLIDLSGLYDFQEETKFELQKLYDCLRLIGTECLLVGMTAELARTAGDIHPSIQSFRSAHEGLKYLIKRNFPSETELSSNFL, from the coding sequence ATGAGTTCAATCGGCCGCTTGCCGGAACATATGCAGCCGCTGGATGCACTCAAAAGCATCGGCGAAAACATCATCATTGCTGATAAAGATTACAAGGTAGCCTGGATGAATGACAATGCCAGGAAACTCCTTTCTCAAGCAGCCCCTTTATTTGGCTTTGCAGGATCGGAGGATTTGATCGGCCTTTCTATGGACCGGTTCCATCGAAACCCCGGTCACCAGAAGCAAATAATGAAAAGGCTGAAGGGCAGCCACCGTTCGAGGATCAATATAAAAGACCAATTTGTAACTGATATCGTCATAAGTCCCGTTAATGACAAAAACGGCCAGATCAATGGCTATATCGTCATGCTGATGGATGTTACAACTAAAAGTGAGGAAGACCGCAAAAAAGAAGTGCTTATTCAGGCTCTGTCTGTTCCAATGATCACTATTTGGGATTGCACGCTTGCTCTGCCGCTGATCGGCGGCTATGATAAAGAACGATCTGACTATGTTCTTGGCAGATTGCTTGAAAAATGCGTAAAAGATAAAATTAAATATGTCTTAATAGACTTGAGCGGCCTTTACGATTTTCAGGAGGAAACAAAATTTGAGCTTCAGAAGCTGTATGACTGCCTAAGGCTCATCGGCACAGAATGCCTCCTTGTTGGAATGACAGCTGAGCTCGCCAGAACCGCAGGTGACATCCATCCTTCCATACAATCATTCCGGTCTGCCCATGAAGGATTAAAATACTTGATCAAACGAAACTTCCCTTCAGAAACAGAGCTTTCTTCAAATTTTTTATAA
- a CDS encoding SDR family NAD(P)-dependent oxidoreductase produces the protein MSSNKAAIITGAGSGIGQSTAVRLAKEGVDIAVVDISEKGGNETVEMVKGLGANAIFIKADVSRKEEVKNYVDKTLEEFGKIDYFFNNAGISGSGQFFLNTSAEEIEQIVGINLMGALYGVRYVAEEMLKKGGGSIVNTASSAGVIGQDSVVTYSATKHGIVGLTKSMVAEYAKDGLRVNAIAPGPTETPMVKAFYEANPEMKENATGGIPQKRLGTPEEVAELVTFLLTSKAEYINGEVIRIDGGFTNTK, from the coding sequence ATGAGCAGCAATAAAGCAGCTATTATAACAGGTGCAGGAAGCGGAATAGGACAATCAACAGCGGTACGTTTAGCAAAAGAAGGTGTAGATATAGCTGTTGTCGATATAAGTGAAAAAGGCGGTAATGAAACAGTCGAGATGGTTAAAGGGCTGGGTGCCAATGCTATCTTTATTAAAGCTGATGTCTCCAGGAAAGAAGAAGTTAAAAATTATGTAGATAAGACCCTTGAAGAATTCGGCAAGATAGATTATTTCTTCAATAATGCGGGTATTTCCGGCAGCGGCCAATTCTTTCTTAACACAAGTGCAGAAGAAATTGAGCAAATTGTTGGCATCAACCTCATGGGAGCGCTGTATGGCGTCCGCTATGTTGCTGAAGAGATGCTGAAGAAAGGCGGTGGTTCAATCGTTAATACCGCTTCCAGTGCAGGTGTAATCGGGCAGGATTCTGTTGTAACATATTCCGCAACAAAGCATGGTATCGTTGGATTAACGAAGAGCATGGTTGCTGAGTATGCAAAAGATGGTTTAAGAGTAAACGCTATTGCTCCAGGTCCGACTGAAACTCCCATGGTTAAGGCCTTTTATGAGGCAAATCCTGAAATGAAGGAGAATGCAACAGGCGGCATTCCCCAAAAGCGTTTAGGAACACCGGAAGAAGTAGCAGAGCTTGTCACTTTCCTTCTAACTTCCAAAGCAGAATATATTAATGGTGAAGTAATCAGAATTGACGGCGGCTTCACTAATACTAAATAG
- a CDS encoding RrF2 family transcriptional regulator — translation MNSDFTLAIHSLAYLALQLDRMSTSEAISKSAGVHPVRIRKVLSLLKRNGFIKSKEGTGGGFIFARELDEVSLWDIYKITSEGALQPKCPESNEQCIVGANMRNVLFSIFIGAEEHLGEYLKDYTIKDIVELVNQDSN, via the coding sequence ATGAACAGCGACTTTACACTAGCCATTCACAGCCTGGCCTATCTTGCGCTGCAGCTGGACCGGATGTCTACAAGCGAGGCAATTTCCAAGAGCGCCGGGGTCCATCCTGTACGGATCCGTAAAGTATTGAGCCTTTTAAAAAGGAATGGCTTTATCAAATCCAAGGAAGGCACCGGCGGAGGATTTATTTTTGCAAGGGAGCTGGATGAGGTCAGTTTATGGGATATCTATAAAATCACCTCTGAAGGCGCATTGCAGCCAAAATGTCCGGAATCCAACGAACAATGCATAGTAGGGGCCAATATGCGGAACGTTCTCTTCAGCATCTTCATCGGAGCAGAAGAGCATCTTGGCGAATATTTGAAAGATTATACGATTAAGGACATAGTTGAACTGGTCAATCAGGACAGCAATTAA
- the spxA gene encoding transcriptional regulator SpxA, with protein MVNLYVSSSCTSCRKAKAWLEEHNIEYTERNIINEPLSVEEIKSILRMTENGTEEIISTKSKAYQQLDMEIDSLPLKELYQLIADNPQMLRRPIIIDEKRLQVGYNDEEIRSFLPRKLRTFSFMQMQNLAN; from the coding sequence ATGGTCAATCTATATGTATCATCCAGCTGTACATCCTGCCGCAAAGCAAAGGCATGGCTTGAAGAGCATAATATTGAGTATACTGAAAGAAACATCATTAACGAACCGCTTTCTGTTGAAGAAATTAAATCCATTCTGCGCATGACGGAAAATGGGACTGAAGAAATCATCTCAACCAAATCAAAAGCTTATCAGCAGCTGGATATGGAAATAGATTCTCTTCCGCTTAAAGAGCTGTATCAGTTGATTGCTGACAATCCGCAGATGCTTAGAAGGCCGATCATCATTGATGAAAAAAGGCTGCAGGTCGGATATAATGATGAAGAAATCAGAAGTTTCCTTCCGCGGAAACTGCGCACATTCTCATTCATGCAAATGCAGAATTTGGCCAACTGA